The following nucleotide sequence is from Saccharothrix texasensis.
TTCTCGGTTCCTGTTTCGGTCGGACCAGGTGGGGGCGTCGGTGGAGTCGAACGAGAACCGCGCGCCGACGCCGACCGGGGACCCGGTGTGCCTGCTGTCGCGGGTGTGCCCGGAGTGCGGCTCGATGGCCGAGGGCCCGGTGCCGGCGGTGTGCCCCCGGTGCGGCGCGGAGATGCCCGACCAGGACGACGAGCGGTGAGCCCGCTATTGGTTCATCGCCTGTCCTTTTGTTCACGAGTGTGACCGGGCCGGGCGATTCTGTTCACGAATATGACCGCCCGCATTTGCACGTCCGGTTGAGTTGATCAATGGCACCCGCGATCAGCTCGGTGTTCGATCGTATTCGACACGCTGGCGGTCCGACCTCGGGAAAGCCGTCGTTGACCGGCCGCTTCAACAGCATCTAACATCCCGCTGGAAAGCGATTTCCGGAAATTCTTCACACTGGTGAACCGGTGCCGGGAAACGCGCTTTCGAAATCGGTCGACCGCCGACCTCGGCGTCCCGGAAAGTGAGAAGTGGAGTTGTTGATGAGCACAGCGGATCACCGTCGATCCACGCGACCCGCACCACCGCGTGGCACACGATGGCGCCTGAGCCTGGCCGCGGCGGCGGGCGCCACGGCGCTGGCCGCCGGCCTCCTCGCCTGGCCGGGCGCGACGCCCGCGGACGCGGCGGTCGGCGCGGGCACCTACACCCTCAAGAACGCGGGCAGCGGGCAGTGCCTCGACGTGCCCGGCGCGAGCGCGGCGAGCGGCGTGCAGCTCCAGCAGGCGTCGTGCGCCACCACCGGCAGCCAGCAGTGGACGTTGGCGGCGGTGAGCGGCGGCTTCAAGATCACCTCCGTGGCCACCGGCCTGTGCGTCGGCGTCCGGGACTCGTCGACCTCGGCGGGCAAGGCGATCGAGCAGGAGTCGTGCACCGGCGCCGCCAGCCAGACCTGGTCGTTGACCGCCAGCGGCAGCAACTACCGCGTGATCAACGCCAACGGCGCCAAGTGCATGAACATCAAGGACAACTCCACCGCCACCGGCGCGCTGGTGCAGCAGAACTCCTGCGACAGCGCGGCCACCAAGCAGTGGACGTTCACGCCGACCAGCGGCGGCCCGACGTCGACCTCCACGTCGACCTCGACCACGACGCGCACCACGACCACGACCACCACGAACCCCGGCAGCGGTGGTGACGGCAGCGGCCCGTGGCCGAGTGACACCGGCAGCGTGCACCAGACCACGACGCGTGACGTGGGCACCTACTTCAACGGTGGCATGAAGCGGTACTACGGCATCGGCGACGGCGGTCAGGGCGAGAGCCAGGACCCGATGTTCGTGGTGGCCAACGGCGGCACGATCGAGAACGTGATCCTCGACGCGCCCGCCGGCGACGGCATCCACTGCGAGGGCTCCTGCACGATCCGCAACGTCTGGTGGAACGACGTGGGCGAGGACGCGGCGACGTTCAAGTCCTCCAGCTCCTCGGCGACCTACCTGGTCGACGGCGGCGGCGCGAAGTCGGCGTCGGACAAGGTGTTCCAGCACAACGGCGCGGGCACCGTGACCATCCGCAACTTCCAGGTCAACGGCGCGGGCAAGCTGTACCGGGCGTGCGGCAACTGCGCCACGTCCTACCAGCGGCACGTGGTGATGGACGGCGTCACGGCGCGGTCGACCAGCGCGCTGGCGGGCATCAA
It contains:
- a CDS encoding pectate lyase; this encodes MSTADHRRSTRPAPPRGTRWRLSLAAAAGATALAAGLLAWPGATPADAAVGAGTYTLKNAGSGQCLDVPGASAASGVQLQQASCATTGSQQWTLAAVSGGFKITSVATGLCVGVRDSSTSAGKAIEQESCTGAASQTWSLTASGSNYRVINANGAKCMNIKDNSTATGALVQQNSCDSAATKQWTFTPTSGGPTSTSTSTSTTTRTTTTTTTNPGSGGDGSGPWPSDTGSVHQTTTRDVGTYFNGGMKRYYGIGDGGQGESQDPMFVVANGGTIENVILDAPAGDGIHCEGSCTIRNVWWNDVGEDAATFKSSSSSATYLVDGGGAKSASDKVFQHNGAGTVTIRNFQVNGAGKLYRACGNCATSYQRHVVMDGVTARSTSALAGINTNWGDTARFSRITVYGSASICDKYKGVPKGSEPTKIGSGADGVNCFYSSSDITYR